In the Streptomyces sp. f51 genome, one interval contains:
- a CDS encoding SPOR domain-containing protein, which translates to MNDSMITLPWLVIRQDDNGNRYRVGRYATRAEAQKIADSLDSRGHKQLYWVERVGANGTR; encoded by the coding sequence ATGAACGACAGCATGATCACGCTTCCCTGGCTCGTCATACGGCAGGACGACAACGGCAATCGCTATCGCGTGGGCAGGTACGCGACCCGCGCCGAGGCCCAGAAGATCGCGGACAGCCTCGACAGCCGCGGACACAAGCAGCTCTACTGGGTCGAGCGCGTCGGGGCGAACGGAACCCGCTGA
- a CDS encoding SpoIIE family protein phosphatase, which yields MSEIPAKATESEDPSDGARADAAGDVARAVPGESAGATGAAGGVTADAAEDGAGRTTGDATGGTPGGTAGEVPGDITGEVPGDATGEAPGDAMWQSSPPGSIYDYIKAASFSIGADGLVDQWSLRAEQIFGIPAERAVGLDPIQAFVPADRRESGQRKMAEILDGREWTGLVPFRTPAAEGAGEGAGDPGGREGLAEVYVMPTTTEHGERAAVCIVVDVRTLRTIETDLAASQAIFGQSPFGFLLIDTDLQVRRANKRFASIFGGTVDDHRGKGVHDYLPHAEAERVTAVLRRVLETGDSITDMHVTGQVPGSDERRHWSINLYRVHSGSGRPIGIAWLGTDITSRRAAAREAAAARRNLALLNEAGARIGNSLDLETTARELLDVVVPGFCDLATVDLYQGLLAGDETPPGLADGSAELRRVAFASAVSDAPFAGGPAPVAVGAVHHYPFNSPCADALRTARPQHLPADDGGLIQSTLAVPMVAHDTVVGLAQFSRTKGSEPFGERDRALAVELAARAAVCIDNARLYRREHERALILQRSLLPPGDPEASGLDIACRYLPGNAATEVGGDWFDVIELPGHRTALVVGDVMGRGLRAAVAMGELRTAVRTLALLDLEPAEVLSALDEIARGLGTPGGVQQATRAGRQPRDADLSEVYLATCVYAVYDSVTRRCTFANAGHLPPVLVEPGENALMLDVPPGMPLGVGGEPFEEVEVELPEGALLALYTDGLVESRDHPLDEGLQAFVGALTDPSRPLEDVCDHVLNTLDTHHGEDDIALLMARVQGLPAESVGDWTLPREPRSVGRAREYARTQLVAWDLEPLVDTTELLVSELVTNALRYGEGEIRLRLLLDRTLVCEVWDAGLVQPRRRRARDTDEGGRGLQLVGLLSAGWGSRRTPRGKTVWFELPLPDGGTPLTDPAEALLSLF from the coding sequence GTGAGCGAGATACCAGCGAAGGCCACGGAGTCCGAGGACCCGTCGGACGGCGCGAGGGCTGATGCGGCGGGCGATGTCGCGCGCGCGGTTCCGGGCGAGTCCGCGGGCGCCACGGGCGCGGCCGGCGGTGTGACGGCGGACGCGGCCGAGGACGGGGCCGGCCGCACGACCGGCGACGCGACGGGTGGAACGCCGGGCGGGACGGCCGGTGAGGTGCCGGGTGACATCACGGGCGAGGTGCCCGGAGACGCGACCGGCGAGGCGCCCGGTGACGCGATGTGGCAGAGCAGTCCGCCCGGTTCCATCTACGACTACATCAAGGCCGCCTCCTTCTCCATCGGCGCGGACGGGCTCGTCGACCAGTGGAGCCTGCGGGCCGAGCAGATCTTCGGCATCCCGGCGGAGCGGGCCGTCGGCCTGGATCCCATCCAGGCGTTCGTCCCCGCGGACCGGCGCGAGTCCGGTCAGCGGAAGATGGCGGAGATCCTGGACGGCCGCGAGTGGACCGGTCTCGTGCCCTTCCGCACACCCGCCGCCGAAGGCGCGGGCGAGGGCGCCGGGGACCCCGGGGGCAGGGAGGGCCTCGCCGAGGTCTACGTCATGCCGACGACCACCGAACACGGTGAGCGGGCCGCCGTATGCATCGTGGTGGACGTCAGGACCCTGCGGACGATCGAGACGGACCTCGCCGCCTCGCAGGCCATTTTCGGTCAATCTCCGTTCGGCTTCCTGCTGATCGACACCGATCTCCAGGTCCGGCGCGCCAACAAGCGGTTCGCCTCGATCTTCGGCGGCACCGTCGACGACCATCGCGGCAAGGGCGTCCACGACTATCTCCCGCACGCGGAGGCCGAGCGGGTGACGGCGGTCCTGCGCCGGGTCCTCGAAACCGGTGACTCCATCACGGACATGCACGTCACCGGGCAGGTCCCCGGATCCGACGAGCGCCGCCACTGGTCCATCAACCTCTACCGCGTGCACAGCGGCAGCGGCCGCCCCATCGGTATCGCCTGGCTCGGAACCGACATCACCTCCCGCCGCGCCGCCGCCCGTGAAGCGGCCGCCGCCCGGCGCAATCTCGCCCTGCTGAACGAGGCCGGCGCCCGCATAGGCAACTCCCTCGACCTGGAGACCACCGCGCGCGAACTGCTCGACGTCGTGGTCCCCGGCTTCTGCGACCTCGCGACGGTCGACCTGTACCAGGGACTGCTGGCCGGCGACGAGACCCCGCCCGGCCTCGCGGACGGCAGCGCCGAACTGCGCCGGGTGGCCTTCGCCAGCGCCGTCTCCGACGCGCCGTTCGCCGGCGGCCCGGCCCCCGTGGCCGTCGGCGCCGTCCACCACTACCCGTTCAACTCGCCCTGCGCGGACGCCCTGCGCACCGCGCGCCCCCAGCACCTGCCCGCCGACGACGGCGGCCTCATACAGTCCACCCTCGCCGTCCCGATGGTCGCCCACGACACGGTCGTGGGACTCGCCCAGTTCTCCCGTACGAAGGGCAGCGAACCGTTCGGGGAACGCGACCGCGCCCTGGCCGTGGAGCTCGCCGCCCGCGCCGCCGTCTGCATCGACAACGCGCGCCTGTACCGCCGCGAGCACGAACGCGCCCTGATCCTCCAGCGGTCCCTGCTGCCCCCGGGCGACCCCGAGGCCTCGGGCCTCGACATCGCGTGCCGCTATCTGCCCGGCAACGCGGCCACCGAGGTCGGCGGCGACTGGTTCGACGTCATCGAACTCCCGGGCCACCGCACGGCGCTCGTGGTGGGTGACGTGATGGGCCGCGGACTGCGCGCCGCCGTGGCGATGGGTGAACTGCGCACCGCGGTACGCACCTTGGCGCTGCTCGACCTCGAACCCGCCGAGGTCCTCTCGGCGCTGGACGAGATCGCGCGCGGCCTCGGCACCCCCGGAGGCGTCCAGCAGGCCACCCGCGCGGGCCGCCAGCCCCGCGACGCCGACCTCTCCGAGGTGTACCTCGCGACCTGCGTCTACGCCGTCTACGACTCGGTGACCCGCCGGTGCACCTTCGCCAACGCGGGCCATCTGCCGCCCGTGCTCGTCGAGCCGGGCGAGAACGCGCTGATGCTCGACGTGCCGCCCGGCATGCCGCTCGGGGTGGGCGGCGAGCCCTTCGAGGAGGTGGAGGTCGAACTGCCCGAGGGCGCCCTGCTGGCGCTCTACACGGACGGGCTGGTCGAATCGCGCGACCACCCCCTGGACGAGGGCCTCCAGGCGTTCGTCGGCGCCCTCACCGACCCCTCCAGGCCGCTGGAGGACGTCTGCGACCACGTCCTGAACACCCTCGACACCCACCACGGCGAGGACGACATCGCCCTGCTGATGGCTCGTGTCCAGGGACTGCCCGCCGAGTCCGTCGGCGACTGGACCCTGCCGCGCGAGCCGCGCAGCGTGGGGCGGGCCCGCGAGTACGCGCGCACCCAGCTCGTCGCCTGGGACCTCGAACCCCTCGTCGACACGACGGAACTGCTGGTCAGTGAGCTGGTGACGAACGCCCTGCGCTACGGCGAGGGCGAGATCAGGCTGCGGCTGCTCCTCGACCGCACCCTCGTCTGCGAGGTCTGGGACGCCGGACTCGTCCAGCCGCGCCGCCGCCGCGCCCGTGACACGGACGAGGGCGGCCGGGGCCTTCAGCTGGTCGGTCTGCTCTCCGCGGGCTGGGGCTCCCGCCGGACCCCCCGGGGCAAGACGGTGTGGTTCGAACTCCCCCTCCCGGACGGAGGGACCCCCCTCACCGACCCGGCGGAAGCACTCCTGAGCCTGTTCTGA
- a CDS encoding (deoxy)nucleoside triphosphate pyrophosphohydrolase — MTEPIVVVAGAVVRDGRLLAARRSAPPELAGRWELPGGKVEPGETPERALVRELREELGIDTRALERVPGEWPLKPGYSLVVWAARLLPGSAEPAPLQDHDELRWLTPGEIWDVDWLDQDVPAVKSALPRLDQGA; from the coding sequence ATGACGGAACCGATCGTGGTGGTCGCGGGCGCCGTGGTGCGCGACGGGCGTCTGCTGGCGGCCCGCCGCAGCGCGCCCCCCGAGCTCGCCGGGCGCTGGGAGCTGCCGGGCGGCAAGGTCGAGCCCGGTGAGACCCCCGAACGCGCCCTCGTGCGCGAGTTGCGCGAGGAACTCGGCATCGACACACGCGCGCTGGAGCGTGTTCCCGGCGAGTGGCCCCTGAAGCCGGGCTACTCCCTGGTGGTGTGGGCCGCACGGCTGCTGCCCGGCTCGGCCGAACCGGCACCCCTCCAGGACCACGACGAACTGCGCTGGCTGACACCCGGAGAGATCTGGGACGTGGACTGGCTCGACCAGGACGTGCCGGCGGTCAAGAGCGCACTGCCCCGGCTCGATCAGGGCGCGTGA
- a CDS encoding GntR family transcriptional regulator, protein MTFGEQPAYLRVAGDLRKKIVDGSLPPHTRLPSQARIREEYGVSDTVALEARKVLMAEGLVEGRSGSGTYVRERPVPRRLARSGYRQDSGATPFRQEQADLAVRGTWESHSRQVEASGAIAERLDIQPGDRVMCTNYVYRDGGEAMMLSTSWEPLAVTGRTPVMLPEEGPLGGMGVVERMAAIDVIVDNVTEEVGARPGLAEELLALGGVPGHVVVVIQRTFYASGRPVETADVVVPADRYRIAYHLPVK, encoded by the coding sequence GTGACATTCGGTGAGCAGCCGGCGTATCTGCGCGTCGCGGGCGATCTCCGCAAGAAGATCGTCGACGGTTCGCTGCCACCGCACACCCGGCTCCCCTCGCAGGCCAGAATCCGCGAGGAGTACGGAGTCTCGGACACGGTCGCCCTGGAGGCGCGCAAAGTGCTGATGGCCGAGGGCCTGGTCGAGGGCCGCTCCGGCTCGGGCACATACGTCCGCGAGCGTCCGGTGCCGCGCCGCCTCGCCCGCTCCGGGTACCGCCAGGACAGCGGCGCCACCCCCTTCCGCCAGGAGCAGGCCGACCTCGCCGTGCGCGGCACCTGGGAGTCGCACAGCCGGCAGGTCGAGGCGAGCGGCGCGATCGCCGAGCGGCTGGACATCCAGCCCGGCGACCGTGTGATGTGCACGAACTACGTCTACCGCGACGGCGGCGAGGCGATGATGCTCTCCACCTCCTGGGAGCCGCTCGCCGTGACCGGGCGTACGCCGGTGATGCTCCCCGAGGAGGGCCCGCTCGGCGGCATGGGTGTCGTCGAGCGCATGGCGGCCATCGACGTGATCGTGGACAACGTCACCGAGGAGGTGGGCGCGCGCCCCGGCCTCGCCGAGGAGCTCCTGGCGCTCGGTGGCGTCCCCGGTCATGTGGTCGTCGTCATCCAGCGCACGTTCTACGCCTCGGGCCGCCCGGTGGAGACGGCCGACGTGGTGGTCCCGGCGGACCGGTACCGCATCGCCTATCACCTGCCGGTGAAGTGA
- a CDS encoding succinate dehydrogenase/fumarate reductase iron-sulfur subunit, giving the protein MSSYEARFKVWRGDVKGGGLEDFGVEVNDGEVVLDIIHRIQATRAPDLAVRWNCKAGKCGSCSAEINGRPRLMCMTRMSVFTREETITVTPLRAFPVVRDLVTDVGFNYDKARQIPAFVPPAGVGPGEYRMMQEDVDRSQEFRKCIECFLCQDTCHVVRDHEENKPAFAGPRFLMRVAELDMHPLDAAAESGLDRKATAQDEHGLGYCNITKCCTEVCPEGIRITDNALIPLKERAVDRKYDPLVWLGSKIGRRRT; this is encoded by the coding sequence GTGAGCAGCTACGAAGCCCGCTTCAAGGTGTGGCGCGGGGATGTGAAGGGCGGCGGCCTGGAGGACTTCGGGGTCGAGGTCAACGACGGCGAGGTGGTGCTCGACATCATCCACAGGATCCAGGCGACCCGGGCGCCCGACCTCGCCGTGCGCTGGAACTGCAAGGCGGGCAAGTGCGGTTCGTGCTCGGCGGAGATCAACGGCCGGCCGCGGCTGATGTGCATGACGCGGATGTCGGTGTTCACCCGGGAGGAGACGATCACCGTCACCCCGTTGCGCGCCTTCCCGGTCGTCCGGGATCTGGTGACCGACGTCGGCTTCAACTACGACAAGGCGCGGCAGATCCCGGCCTTCGTCCCGCCCGCCGGTGTCGGCCCCGGCGAGTACCGGATGATGCAGGAGGACGTCGACCGGTCGCAGGAGTTCCGCAAGTGCATCGAGTGCTTCCTGTGCCAGGACACCTGCCATGTGGTGCGTGACCACGAGGAGAACAAGCCCGCGTTCGCCGGTCCGCGCTTCCTGATGCGGGTGGCGGAGCTGGACATGCATCCGCTGGACGCGGCTGCGGAGTCCGGCCTCGACCGCAAGGCCACGGCCCAGGACGAGCACGGGCTCGGCTACTGCAACATCACCAAGTGCTGCACGGAGGTCTGCCCCGAGGGCATCAGGATCACGGACAACGCGCTGATCCCCTTGAAGGAACGGGCCGTCGACCGCAAGTACGACCCGCTCGTGTGGCTGGGCTCGAAGATCGGCCGACGGCGGACGTAG
- a CDS encoding ATP-binding protein, with amino-acid sequence MIGLIDTDGYCAEWTFPAEPGAVRTARAVVRGQLREWDLESLGDITALLVSELVTNSLRHATGPIGVRLVRPEGAPGVPGALRVEVSDPLPDPPRERAADTSDESGRGLQLVAGSCRRWGTWPADNGKTVWFELAVPD; translated from the coding sequence GTGATCGGCTTGATCGACACTGACGGCTACTGTGCCGAGTGGACCTTTCCCGCGGAGCCCGGTGCCGTCCGCACCGCCCGCGCCGTCGTCCGGGGACAGCTGCGCGAATGGGACCTCGAATCCCTCGGCGACATCACCGCACTGCTCGTCAGCGAACTGGTGACGAACTCCCTCCGGCACGCGACGGGCCCGATCGGCGTCCGTCTCGTACGTCCCGAGGGGGCGCCGGGCGTGCCGGGGGCGCTGCGCGTCGAGGTCTCCGACCCGCTGCCCGACCCGCCGCGCGAACGGGCCGCCGACACCTCCGACGAGAGCGGCCGCGGACTCCAGCTCGTGGCCGGGTCGTGCAGACGCTGGGGCACCTGGCCCGCGGACAACGGCAAGACGGTCTGGTTCGAGCTGGCCGTTCCGGACTGA
- a CDS encoding fumarate reductase/succinate dehydrogenase flavoprotein subunit: MSVVDRQEWDVVVVGAGGAGLRAAIEARERGARTAVICKSLFGKAHTVMAEGGIAAAMGNVNSGDNWQVHFRDTMRGGKFLNQWRMAELHAREAPDRVWELETWGALFDRTKDGRISQRNFGGHEYPRLAHVGDRTGLELIRTLQQKIVSLQQEDMKETGDYESRLKVYQECTVTRILKDGERVSGAFCYERESGRFFVLGAPSVVIATGGIGKSFKVTSNSWEYTGDGHALALLAGAPLLNMEFVQFHPTGMVWPPSVKGILVTESVRGDGGVLRNSEGKRFMFDYVPDVFKEKYAQSEEEGDRWYEDPDHNRRPPELLPRDEVARAINSEVKAGRGSPHGGVFLDVSTRMPAEVIKRRLPSMYHQFKELADVDITAEAMEVGPTCHYVMGGIAVDSDTAAARGVPGLFAAGEVAGGMHGSNRLGGNSLSDLLVFGRRAGWHAAEYAAGLTGPGSRPPVDDVQVDAAAAEALRPFSAEGPESVPASSARGAAPAAQPPENPYTLHQELQQTMNDLVGIIRREGEMEQALEKLAELRVRARRAGVEGHRQFNPGWHLALDLRNMLLVSECVARAALERAESRGGHTREDHPAMERSWRRINLLCRLADPTGGLAATDPVAGQIDLANETTQPIRPDLLALFEKEELVKYLAEEELYE, translated from the coding sequence ATGTCCGTGGTCGACCGACAGGAGTGGGACGTCGTCGTGGTCGGTGCCGGTGGCGCCGGACTGCGTGCCGCGATCGAGGCACGCGAGCGCGGCGCCCGTACGGCGGTGATCTGCAAGTCGCTGTTCGGCAAGGCCCACACGGTGATGGCCGAGGGCGGCATCGCGGCCGCCATGGGCAATGTGAACTCCGGCGACAACTGGCAGGTCCACTTCCGGGACACGATGCGCGGCGGCAAGTTCCTCAACCAGTGGCGGATGGCCGAACTGCACGCCCGCGAGGCACCGGACCGGGTCTGGGAACTGGAGACCTGGGGCGCGCTGTTCGACCGGACGAAGGACGGGCGCATCTCGCAGCGCAACTTCGGCGGCCACGAGTACCCGCGCCTGGCCCACGTCGGCGACCGCACCGGACTCGAACTGATCCGCACGCTCCAGCAGAAGATCGTGTCCCTCCAGCAGGAGGACATGAAGGAGACAGGTGACTACGAGTCGCGCCTGAAGGTCTATCAGGAGTGCACCGTCACACGGATACTCAAGGACGGGGAGCGGGTCTCCGGGGCCTTCTGCTACGAGCGCGAGTCCGGGCGCTTCTTCGTCCTCGGGGCGCCCTCGGTGGTCATCGCCACCGGCGGGATCGGCAAGTCCTTCAAGGTGACGTCCAACTCGTGGGAGTACACGGGCGACGGGCACGCGCTGGCACTGCTCGCCGGGGCGCCGCTGCTGAACATGGAGTTCGTGCAGTTCCATCCCACCGGCATGGTCTGGCCGCCGTCGGTCAAGGGCATCCTCGTCACCGAGTCGGTGCGCGGCGACGGCGGGGTGCTGCGCAACTCCGAGGGCAAGCGGTTCATGTTCGACTACGTCCCCGACGTCTTCAAGGAGAAGTACGCGCAGTCGGAGGAGGAGGGCGACCGCTGGTACGAGGACCCGGACCACAACCGGCGCCCTCCGGAGCTGCTGCCGCGCGACGAGGTGGCACGGGCCATCAACTCCGAGGTGAAGGCGGGCCGCGGCTCCCCGCACGGGGGCGTGTTCCTCGACGTGTCGACCCGGATGCCCGCCGAGGTGATCAAACGCCGACTGCCGTCCATGTACCACCAGTTCAAGGAGCTGGCCGACGTGGACATCACGGCGGAGGCCATGGAGGTCGGGCCCACCTGCCACTACGTGATGGGCGGCATCGCGGTGGACTCGGACACGGCGGCGGCACGCGGAGTGCCCGGGCTGTTCGCGGCCGGCGAGGTCGCGGGCGGTATGCACGGCTCCAACCGGCTGGGCGGCAACTCCCTTTCCGATCTGCTGGTGTTCGGGCGCCGGGCAGGCTGGCACGCGGCGGAGTACGCGGCCGGTCTCACCGGGCCCGGCTCCCGCCCGCCCGTGGACGACGTCCAGGTCGACGCGGCCGCCGCGGAGGCGCTGCGGCCCTTCTCGGCCGAGGGTCCCGAGTCCGTCCCCGCCTCGTCCGCCCGGGGCGCTGCTCCCGCCGCACAGCCGCCCGAGAACCCGTACACCCTGCACCAGGAGCTCCAGCAGACCATGAACGACCTGGTCGGCATCATCCGCCGCGAGGGCGAGATGGAGCAGGCCCTGGAGAAGCTGGCCGAGCTGCGGGTACGGGCACGCCGGGCCGGGGTGGAGGGCCACCGTCAGTTCAACCCGGGCTGGCACCTCGCCCTCGACCTCAGGAACATGCTGCTGGTCAGCGAGTGCGTGGCACGGGCGGCGCTGGAGCGCGCGGAATCGCGCGGCGGGCACACCCGCGAGGACCACCCGGCGATGGAGCGTTCCTGGCGCCGGATCAACCTGCTGTGCCGGCTGGCCGACCCCACCGGCGGGCTGGCCGCGACCGACCCGGTGGCCGGACAGATCGACCTGGCGAACGAGACCACCCAGCCCATCCGCCCCGACCTGCTCGCCCTCTTCGAGAAGGAGGAGCTGGTCAAGTACCTCGCCGAAGAGGAGCTGTACGAGTGA